AGCCCCCGCAGTTCGACGCCGAGCAGATCGACGCCCTCGGCGCATTCGTGCAGGCCAACGGTGGCGGACCGGTCGTTCCGCGCGACGAGAACGGGGCTATCGCCAACGAGTCGCTGCTGGGCAGCGACGTCGCCCGCGGCGGTGACCTGTTCCGGCTGAACTGCTCGTCGTGCCACAACTTCACGGGTAAGGGCGGCGCGTTGTCGTCGGGTAAGTACGCACCCGCCCTGGCGGGCGCCGATCCGGCCCAGATCTACACCGCGATGCTGACCGGACCCCAGAACATGCCCAAGTTCTCCGATCGGCAGCTGTCGCCGGAGGAAAAGCGCGACATCGTCGCCTACGTCCGGATGGCCAGCACGGCTCCTGACCCGGGTGGCTACGGCCTCGGTGGCCTCGGCCCGACGTCCGAGGGCATGGCGATCTGGATTATCGGCATAGTGGCCGTCGTCATCGTGGCCCTGTGGATCGGAGCGCGAGCATGAGCGACGGCAACGACGGCACCGGCAAGGGCACCGACACCCCCGGCCAGCAAGGCGTTCCAGGTCAGCCGACCGACGCCGAACTCGCCGCGATGTCGCGTGAGGAACTGCTGGAGCTCGGCGGCAAGCTCGACGGTGTCGAGATCGTCTACAAGGACGACCGCTGGCCGGTTCCCGGCACCAAGGCCGAGAAGCGCGCCGAGCGCCTGGTCGCGTATTGGTTGATGCTGGGCGGCCTGTCGGGCCTGGCGCTGCTGGTCGTTTTCCTGTTCTGGCCGTGGGAGTACCGCAGCGGAGCCGAAGAAGGCCACCTTTGGTACGACCTCGCCACTCCGATGTACGGATTGACGTTCGGTCTGTCGATCCTGGCGATCGGCATTGGCGCCGTGCTGTACCAGAAGAAGTTCATCCCCGAGGAGATCTCGATCCAGGAGCGCCACGACGGCGCCTCCCCCGACATCCACCGAAAGACGGTGGTGGCCAACCTGTCCGACGCGCTCGAAGCGTCAACGCTGAAGCGGCGCAAATTGATTGGCCTGTCGCTCGGAGTCGGCCTCGGCGCGTTCGGCCTCGGCACCCTCGTGGCCTTCGCCGGTGGTCTGATCAAGAATCCGTGGAAACCGGTGGTGCAGACCGCCGAAGGCAAGAAGGCCGTGCTCTGGACGTCCGGTTGGACGCCGCGCTTCAAGGGCGAGACCATCTTCCTTGCCCGCGCAACCGGCAACGGCACCTACGCCAAGATGCGCCCTGAGGACATCGACGCCGGCGGAATGGAGACCGTGTTCCCGTGGCGTGAGGCCGACGGTGACGGCACCACCGTCGAGTCGCATCACCGGCTGGCCGAAATCACCATGGGCGTGCGCAACCCGGTCATGCTGATCCGCATCAAGCCGGTCGACTTGCCCCGGGTCGTCAAGCGAAAGAACCAGGAGAGCTTCAACTTCGGGGATCTGTTCGCCTACACCAAGGTTTGCTCGCACCTCGGCTGCCCGTCATCGCTCTACGAGCAGCAGACCTACCGCATTCTCTGCCCGTGCCACCAGTCGCAATTTGACGCGTTGCACTTTGCGAAACCCATATTCGGCCCGGCTGCGCGCGCGCTGGCGCAGTTGCCCATCACCATTGATCAGGACGGATACCTGGTCGCCAACGGCGACTTCATCCAACCCGTCGGCCCGGCATTCTGGGAGCAAACAAATTGAGTCCGAAACTGCCAAAACCACCGAATATGGCCGAGGTCGCGGCCGGCCAAGGCGACGCCATCGATTCGCGCTATCACCCATCAGCCGCGGTGCGCCGGCAGCTGAACAAGGTGTTTCCCACCCACTGGTCGTTCCTGCTGGGTGAAATCGCGCTGTACAGCTTCATCGTCCTGTTGCTCACCGGCGTGTACCTGAGCCTGTTCTTCGATCCGTCGATGGCCGAAATCGTCTACGACGGTGTGTATCAGCCGCTGCGCGGTATCGAGATGTCGAAGGCCTACGCGTCGACACTCGACATCAGCTTCGAAGTGCGCGGCGGGCTGTTCGTCCGCCAGGTCCACCACTGGGCGGCGCTGCTGTTCGCCGCGTCGATCATGGTGCACCTCGCCCGCATCTTCTTCACCGGCGCATTCCGCCGTCCCCGCGAGGCCAACTGGGTCATCGGCTCCCTGCTGCTGATTCTGGCGATGTTCGAGGGTTATTTCGGCTACTCACTGCCCGACGACCTGCTGTCCGGCATCGGCCTGCGGGCGGCCATGAGCTCCATCACCCTCGGCATGCCGGTGATCGGAACATGGCTGCACTGGGCACTCTTCGGCGGCGACTTCCCATGCGGCGGTGTGGGGTACCAGTGCGCGCAAGACGGCTACTGGATCCCGCGAATGTACTCACTGCACATCCTGTTGATTCCCGGGATCATTTTGGCGCTCATCGGGATTCACCTCGCGCTGGTGTGGTTCCAGAAGCACACCCAGTTCCCAGGTCCAGGACGGACCGAGTCGAACGTCGTCGGTGTACGGGTCATGCCGGTGTTCGCGGTGAAGTCCGGTGCGTTTTTCGCGATGACGACCGGCATCCTTGGCCTGATGGGCGGCTTGCTGCAGATCAACCCGATCTGGCAATTAGGCCCCTACAGGCCGTCGCATGTGTCGGCAGGCAGCCAGCCGGACTTCTACATGATGTGGACGGAGGGCCTGGCACGCATCTTCCCGGCCTGGGAGTTGTACTTCCTCGGTCACACCGTGCCCGCGCCGGTCTGGGTGGCGCTGATCATGGGCCTGATCTTCATGCTGTTGCCCGCCTGGCCGTTCCTCGAGAAGAGGTTCACTGGCGACAAGGCTCATCACAATCTGCTGCAGCGCCCCCGAGATGCACCGGTGCGCACCGCAATCGGCGCCATGGCGATCGCGTTCTACATGGTGCTGACGCTGTCGGCCATGAACGACGTCATCGCGCTGAAGTTCCACATCTCGCTCAACGCGACGACGTGGATCGGCCGCATCGGCATGGTGGTCCTGCCGGCGATCGTGTACTACATCGCCTACCGCTGGGCCATCGGGCTGCAGCGCAGCGACCGCGCGGTGCTCGAGCACGGCATCGAGACCGGCATCATCAAGCGGCTGCCCCACGGCGCTTACATCGAGCTGCATCAGCCGCTCGGCCCCGTCGACGACCATGGTCATCCAATTCCGTTGGAGTACCAGGGCGCAGCGGTTCCAAAGCGGATGAACAAGCTCGGCTTCGCTGGCGCTCCGGGCAGCGGCAGCTTCCTCAAGGGAGATCCGCTGTCGGAAAACGACGCTCTCGTCGAGGCCGAGCACACGGCTCACCGCAGGGCGCTCACCGCATTGCGCGAGCACCAGGACCGCAACGGCTCGTCCAACGGCTCGTCGAACGGCTCGTCGAACGGGTCCAACGGGCACCACTGAGCTCTCGCCGTCCAGCAGAGCGCGTGATGGCCGGTACTGGTGAACGCTGTCTACGAAATGCAGACGTCTACTCGTGCTTCTGCTGCAGAACGTCGATAGCGATGCGGAGCGGTGACCCGCGGCGGTGAAATCGCCGGTGTCCGGGGTCAATTGGCCCCCGGACCGGGAGTTACGCGCTCTCGCCGTCCAGCAGAGCGCGTAACTCGCGCAGGTAGAACCATGGAATCGCCGGCATTGCCAGCGTGACAAGCCCGCTCAGCACGAAGAAAACCCATGCGGCGGTGTCGCTTTCGATGGCCATCAAGTAGGTCGCCACGCCGATGACGACCATGGCGATGCCGATGGCGCACGCGATCAGGACAGCGCAACGCAGCCACACCTGGTCGATGGCCGCCACCAGCGGAGCCGGCAGTGACGTGCTGTGCGTGACCGCAGCCGCATAACCCGGGCCGTTGTGGATGCGGCCCACCGGTGCCCCGGAGATCCGCAGCCTCTCACTGCGCGTCGCGTCACCGCGGCCGAGGTCCTGGCGGCCGGGAGCCGGTCGCGACGCGTCACGGGCGGGCGGTTCGGCGTCGGACATCGCGTCGCGGCGCGCGCGGATCAGCAGCGGCACCGCGCCGATGATCACCGCGGCGGAGACCGCGATCACGACGTAGAGCAGCCACGGGGTGCCCGAACTGTCCGACGACTCCTGCTGGCCGCTGCCCAGATCGACGAGGGCCACGACGGCCGCGACAGCCGTGCCCAGCGCGATGAGCCATATGACCGCACAGGCGCCCAGCAGGATGCGGTCGGTGCGATCGAACTCGCCGGGCTCGAGGTTGGGGCGCGCATGCAGGCTCCCCACGGGATCAGTGGCGTAAGGCATCAGCAGGCTGTCTGTGCGGAGTTATTGGTGTTGGACGACAACACGGTGCCGTCGCTCGTGGTGATCGAGCAGTTGAGCCTGCTCACGAGGAACAGGCTGGACGCCTGGACCGAGCCCACCTCGGACTGTGAGATCGGTGTCACGGTGAGCGACCACGGGATGTAGACGTTGCGCTGGGTGCGACTGCGGCCGGAAGCGTCGATATAGGTCACCGTGATGATGTCCCCCGGCGCCTTGGTCCCCGTGACCGAGTATGTGACCTGACGTGGTCCAGCGCGGGTGGTGGTCGGTGGCGGCGGCGGCGCGGTCTCAGGAGGCGGCGGAGGCGGCTCCGCGGGTGGCGGGGGCGGCGGGGCCGGCTCCTGGGTGACCGTCACGGTCTCCGGCGGCGGGGGCGGCTCGCTCGGCGGCGGCGGTGGCGGCGGAGGCGGAGGCGGAGTGGTGGTGGTGATCTCGTCCTGCACCGGCGGCGGAGGCGGTGTGGTCGTCGAGGTTTCGGGCTGCGAGAGGTTGTCGGTGTCGGTCCGGGTCACCAGGACGGACACGGAGACGACCAGCGCGATGGCGGCGACGATGGCCACCACCCCGACGACCCACGGCCACCTCGGCGGCTCAGCAGGATCCAGCCGGTCGCCCGGCTCGTAGGTGTCGTAGTCGTACAGGCCGGAATCGGCGGGCACGTAGGGGCCGCTGGAGAATTGTTCGGACTCAGGAGCCGAGTAGGCCTGCGAGTAGGCGTCGGTCTCACTGCTCTCCGGCCCGCTGGGGCTGCTGCCCTGACCAGGAAGATCGTCCCCTTCGTGATCCGGGGGGTTCGGCCCGCTCATTTACGCCTATCCTTCTCGACTCACACCTGCGGCGTAATCGGCCGCGTGTCCGCGACAAGCGACTGACCGTGCCTCGGCAACATTATCCAACCACCCGATCCGGATGGATCTCACAGCGCGGATAACGGGCGAAGTAGTGCTCCGATTGTGACCTTGTCCGGGTGCGACGTTCGCGACGGCCTGGGCCCACGCGAAGCCGGCGAGCGTCAGTGCTTCTCGGCTCCGGTGTAGTACTCGAACACCAGGCCCCCGACCGTCGTCAGCACGAAGCAGACGCCGGCCACGATCAGCCATGGGAGCCAGAGCGCGACCCCGACGGCCGTGATCGACGCCGACAGGGCAATGAAGATCGGCCACCAGCTGTGCGGGCTGAAAAAGCCCAGCTCGCCTGCGCCGTCACTGACCTCGGCGTCCTCGTAGTCCTCGGGCCTGGTGTCCAGGCGCCGGGCCACGAACCGGAAGAACGTACCGGTGATCAGGGTCAGGCCCGCCGTCAGAATCAGCGCGGTGGTACCGGCCCACTCAACGCCGCCGTACTGGAACATCGCCGTCAGCACGCCGTAGACAACCGCAGACAGGACGAAGAATCCGGTCAGGAACTCGAACAGCCTGGCTTCGATATGCATGTGGTGTCCCTACCCCTACTTGCTGGCCTGCGTTAGCTCGGGTGCCTGCTCACCGCGGCGGGTGTCGAACGGCTTTGTGGTGACCGCCAGGGGTTCCTGGTTGATCGCCTGCAGCGCCTCGGCGTTGGTCTTGCCGTCGACACGCTGCTCCAGGTATGCCTTGAAGTCGTTGGGCGACACCACTCGCAGCTCGAAGTTCATCATCGAGTGATAGGTGCCGCACATCTCCGTGCACCGGCCGACGAACGCACCGTTTTGGTTGATCTCGCTGATTTGGAAGATGTTGTCGGAGTTGTTCGCCTCGGGATTGGGCATCACGTCGCGCTTGAACAGGAACTCCGGCACCCAGAAGCCGTGAATGACGTCCGCGGATGCGATCTGGAACTCGATGCGCTTACCGGACGGCACCACCAGAACCGGGATCTCGGTGGACGACCCCAGCGTCTCGACATCGTTGAAGTTCAGGTACGTGCGGTCCTCGGGGTTCTTGCCCGCGATGGCGCCGAACTCGCCGCCGTGCGAACCGGCTTCGCCGCCTTCCGGGCTCTCCAGCCCTTCAGGCCCCGAGGCGAGCGCTTCCTTGCGCTCCGGGTCGGCGCCTTCGTAGCTGAAGGTACCG
The sequence above is drawn from the Mycobacterium gallinarum genome and encodes:
- the ctaC gene encoding aa3-type cytochrome oxidase subunit II, with protein sequence MFRLLGGASVTPRGVKVVALSVVLGSMTVLLSGCDWSTVLGLGWPRGITPEAHLNRELWIGSVIASLVVGVIVWGLIFWTSAFHRHKKGDTELPRQFGYNMPLELVLTVVPFLIISVLFYFTVVVQERMLQKEPNPEVVIDVTAFQWNWKFGYQKVDYADGTFSYEGADPERKEALASGPEGLESPEGGEAGSHGGEFGAIAGKNPEDRTYLNFNDVETLGSSTEIPVLVVPSGKRIEFQIASADVIHGFWVPEFLFKRDVMPNPEANNSDNIFQISEINQNGAFVGRCTEMCGTYHSMMNFELRVVSPNDFKAYLEQRVDGKTNAEALQAINQEPLAVTTKPFDTRRGEQAPELTQASK
- a CDS encoding cytochrome c oxidase subunit 4; this encodes MHIEARLFEFLTGFFVLSAVVYGVLTAMFQYGGVEWAGTTALILTAGLTLITGTFFRFVARRLDTRPEDYEDAEVSDGAGELGFFSPHSWWPIFIALSASITAVGVALWLPWLIVAGVCFVLTTVGGLVFEYYTGAEKH
- the qcrA gene encoding cytochrome bc1 complex Rieske iron-sulfur subunit, with product MSDGNDGTGKGTDTPGQQGVPGQPTDAELAAMSREELLELGGKLDGVEIVYKDDRWPVPGTKAEKRAERLVAYWLMLGGLSGLALLVVFLFWPWEYRSGAEEGHLWYDLATPMYGLTFGLSILAIGIGAVLYQKKFIPEEISIQERHDGASPDIHRKTVVANLSDALEASTLKRRKLIGLSLGVGLGAFGLGTLVAFAGGLIKNPWKPVVQTAEGKKAVLWTSGWTPRFKGETIFLARATGNGTYAKMRPEDIDAGGMETVFPWREADGDGTTVESHHRLAEITMGVRNPVMLIRIKPVDLPRVVKRKNQESFNFGDLFAYTKVCSHLGCPSSLYEQQTYRILCPCHQSQFDALHFAKPIFGPAARALAQLPITIDQDGYLVANGDFIQPVGPAFWEQTN
- a CDS encoding MmpS family transport accessory protein; amino-acid sequence: MSGPNPPDHEGDDLPGQGSSPSGPESSETDAYSQAYSAPESEQFSSGPYVPADSGLYDYDTYEPGDRLDPAEPPRWPWVVGVVAIVAAIALVVSVSVLVTRTDTDNLSQPETSTTTPPPPPVQDEITTTTPPPPPPPPPPPSEPPPPPETVTVTQEPAPPPPPPAEPPPPPPETAPPPPPTTTRAGPRQVTYSVTGTKAPGDIITVTYIDASGRSRTQRNVYIPWSLTVTPISQSEVGSVQASSLFLVSRLNCSITTSDGTVLSSNTNNSAQTAC
- the qcrC gene encoding cytochrome bc1 complex diheme cytochrome c subunit, whose protein sequence is MTEKATGTGKPATIKRRRLRRRLSAAMLLLVGLGVAGGLAATLTPTPQVAVADESQSALLRTGKELFDTSCITCHGANLQGVADRGPSLIGVGEAAVYFQVSTGRMPAMRGEAQAPQKPPQFDAEQIDALGAFVQANGGGPVVPRDENGAIANESLLGSDVARGGDLFRLNCSSCHNFTGKGGALSSGKYAPALAGADPAQIYTAMLTGPQNMPKFSDRQLSPEEKRDIVAYVRMASTAPDPGGYGLGGLGPTSEGMAIWIIGIVAVVIVALWIGARA
- the qcrB gene encoding cytochrome bc1 complex cytochrome b subunit, yielding MSPKLPKPPNMAEVAAGQGDAIDSRYHPSAAVRRQLNKVFPTHWSFLLGEIALYSFIVLLLTGVYLSLFFDPSMAEIVYDGVYQPLRGIEMSKAYASTLDISFEVRGGLFVRQVHHWAALLFAASIMVHLARIFFTGAFRRPREANWVIGSLLLILAMFEGYFGYSLPDDLLSGIGLRAAMSSITLGMPVIGTWLHWALFGGDFPCGGVGYQCAQDGYWIPRMYSLHILLIPGIILALIGIHLALVWFQKHTQFPGPGRTESNVVGVRVMPVFAVKSGAFFAMTTGILGLMGGLLQINPIWQLGPYRPSHVSAGSQPDFYMMWTEGLARIFPAWELYFLGHTVPAPVWVALIMGLIFMLLPAWPFLEKRFTGDKAHHNLLQRPRDAPVRTAIGAMAIAFYMVLTLSAMNDVIALKFHISLNATTWIGRIGMVVLPAIVYYIAYRWAIGLQRSDRAVLEHGIETGIIKRLPHGAYIELHQPLGPVDDHGHPIPLEYQGAAVPKRMNKLGFAGAPGSGSFLKGDPLSENDALVEAEHTAHRRALTALREHQDRNGSSNGSSNGSSNGSNGHH
- a CDS encoding DUF2561 family protein; translated protein: MPYATDPVGSLHARPNLEPGEFDRTDRILLGACAVIWLIALGTAVAAVVALVDLGSGQQESSDSSGTPWLLYVVIAVSAAVIIGAVPLLIRARRDAMSDAEPPARDASRPAPGRQDLGRGDATRSERLRISGAPVGRIHNGPGYAAAVTHSTSLPAPLVAAIDQVWLRCAVLIACAIGIAMVVIGVATYLMAIESDTAAWVFFVLSGLVTLAMPAIPWFYLRELRALLDGESA